Genomic DNA from Haloplanus aerogenes:
CACGCCGAGTAGTTCCGTAACCTCTCGCTGTAGAGGTCGGTACCGAGCACGCGAGGAAAGAGGTCATAAAGCGTGCCGATAGCCGCGAGGCCGAGGAAGCCCCAGGCGTTGGCGTGGACGTGGGCTTCGCGCAAGCCGAGCCAGCCGCCAGGAACCTGCCAGATGTGGGCGAACAGGCCGTACGCGTACGTGATGCCCCACAGAAACACGAAAACCGACACCAGGTACAGCCCGATTGTTGCGTTCCACGCCCGATCGCTTTGCATAACCATCCGCAGCATCATTACCAGCAATCCGGCGACGAGGAGCCAGATCGCGATGAGTCCGCCATCGAACGCCCAGATGTGACCCCATCCACGTCCGTACCACAGCAGGAGAAATCCACCGTTCAATCCGATGAAATTCAGCCAGTTGTAGTACTTCGAGGGCAGTGGACGATCGAGTTTCCGAGCCGTGAGCTGGGGAAGCATTCCGAACAGGAGCTGCGTGAACCCACCGATCGTCACGAAGTGAATGTGACTCCACGAAACCCAGCCGAGCCGCGGGACCAGATTGAACTGCTCGAGACCGTGATAGACAGCCAATATGAGACCAGCGAGTAGAAACAGCGCACCTGCGAGGTGGAACGGGGTGAACCGAATCGGGTGGCGTGCCATAGTTATACATACGGACGCAGTCCCCAAATGAGTTCTTACAAATTGCATAGGAACTCTCTGAACTTGGGTCGCTATCGGATTGATCTGAAGCCTGTCCTATCGTTTCTCATACTGTTATTTAGTATTCGAATCGAAACACGGTTTTGAAGCATGCTAGGAAGACGAACGTGAAGAGGGGCGTTGTACAGATTGGCTAGAATTTCCGTACGAACTATGGGTTAATTTTCGGGCTATCGCAGTTGGTCTCCCTTCTGATGGGCACGGACGGACGCGTGTCGGAGAACGGTCAGTAACACGTACGTCTCGTACTTCTGTGTCCGACAGTGTTCACAGGGTTGCATGTCCAGAGTAATATCGTCTATAACGTCGGCGTAGTTATCGGTCAACGTGGTCAGAGCATCCTCGATCAGGGGTTGTACCGCGTTAACCATCTCCTCGACGGCAGCGTCGGCCTCATCGGGAAGCGAGTAGGAGAGTACGATCGTGTTTGCACCGTAGTACTTCGTAGTGCCACCGCGGCCCTCCTCGAATCGAACGACGTCAACGAGCCCGGCATCACGCAGTTCGTTGATGTGATGGCGGACGGTGTTCTCGGTACGATCGATGCCCCGGTCGTCGAGTCGCTCGTGAACGTCGGTCGCGGTCAGCGTTTCGTCCACGAGAATATCGAGGATCATTGCCCGTATCGGTTCGTCGATCGCGTCGGAGACACGTGTATCTCGAACCGACTGGCAGGTAGACTACGACGTCGATCCGATCGAAATTCGCGATCCCGTTGCGGAGGCCCTCGGCGTCCTCGAACCGGGCAAGCCGTTCGTCATCACCTACACGGACGCGGTGAAAGAGGCGGGGCACTCCTGTCCGACTGCCTCAGGCGCCTACCGGATCGTCCAGCTCGGGCTCGACGCCCTGTATCCCGACAGCTATCCAGTCCGGAGCGAAATCGAGGTCCAGGCGGCCGGCCCGCGGGACGATGCGACGTACGGCGTGATGAGCCGCATCATCTCGTACGTGACTGGCGCGACCGACGACGATGGATTCAGCGGGCTCGCCGGCGGCTACGGCGGCCGCCGTGATCTCCTGCGCTTCGACGTGTTCGACCCGGACACGGCGGAGCCGACGTTCCGGTTCCGGCGAACCGACACGGGCGAGACCATCGAAGTGATCTACCACGTCAGCGACGTTCCTGACGGTGGACCCGCAATCGGGAATCTCCAGGGGATTCTCGACGGGTCGGCAAGCGACCAGCAACGGGAGGCCTTCGCTGACGCCTGGCACCGCCGGGTACAGGTCGTCCTCAGCGACGGCTCGCTGTTCACCGTCGAAGCGGTGTGAACGCGCCGGTCTACCCCTCACACTCGAAACAAGTTACTGCGGTACACTATCGATCTCCTCGAGCGCCTCAGTAGCGACATCACCGAGTTCTCCGGCCTCGATATGTGAATACCGCTCTCTCACCATCTCCTCCGAATTGTCGAGATACCGGGCGGCGACGGTATATCCGAATGCTCGAACGAGAACTTCACCCATCCCACGCCGGCCGCCGTGGGGCGCCAGATAGTCGTGTTTCGGATGGTCGATGTCGATCTCGGCAGCCTCTGAGAGTCGCTGGA
This window encodes:
- a CDS encoding ArsR/SmtB family transcription factor encodes the protein MILDILVDETLTATDVHERLDDRGIDRTENTVRHHINELRDAGLVDVVRFEEGRGGTTKYYGANTIVLSYSLPDEADAAVEEMVNAVQPLIEDALTTLTDNYADVIDDITLDMQPCEHCRTQKYETYVLLTVLRHASVRAHQKGDQLR